One stretch of Amycolatopsis sp. NBC_00345 DNA includes these proteins:
- a CDS encoding sigma-70 family RNA polymerase sigma factor, which yields MSVQTLEREARGIRERGIPTRPYVEEPPAGVGTLTAEDLDAQSPAADLVRVYLNGIGKTALLSAADEVELAKRIEAGVFAQHMADTGENLTAKRRTELNALVRDGHVAKNHLLEANLRLVVSLAKRYTGRGMPLLDLIQEGNLGLIRAVEKFDYSKGFKFSTYATWWIRQAITRGMADQGRTIRLPVHLVEQVNKLARIKRDLHQQLGRDATHEELAAESGIPAHKISDLLDHSRDPVSLDMPVGTEEDAPLGDFIEDSEATDAESAVISGLLQDDLRRVLATLDDREQHVIRLRYGLDDGQPRTLDQIGKHFGLSRERVRQIEREVMSKLRQGERAERLRAYAS from the coding sequence ATGTCAGTCCAGACTCTCGAACGCGAAGCGCGCGGGATTCGCGAGCGCGGGATTCCAACACGGCCCTACGTCGAGGAGCCGCCGGCGGGTGTGGGGACACTCACCGCGGAAGACCTCGACGCCCAGAGCCCGGCCGCCGACCTGGTACGCGTGTACCTCAACGGCATCGGCAAGACCGCGCTGCTCAGCGCGGCCGACGAGGTCGAGCTGGCCAAGCGCATCGAGGCCGGGGTGTTCGCCCAGCACATGGCGGACACCGGCGAGAACCTCACCGCCAAGCGGCGCACGGAGCTGAACGCGCTGGTGCGCGACGGCCACGTGGCCAAGAACCACCTGCTGGAGGCCAACCTCCGCCTGGTGGTCTCGCTGGCGAAGCGCTACACCGGCCGGGGGATGCCGCTGCTCGACCTGATCCAGGAGGGGAACCTGGGCCTGATCCGCGCGGTGGAGAAGTTCGACTACTCCAAGGGGTTCAAGTTCTCGACCTACGCCACCTGGTGGATCCGCCAGGCCATCACCAGGGGGATGGCCGACCAGGGACGCACCATCCGGCTGCCGGTCCACCTGGTGGAGCAGGTCAACAAGCTCGCCCGCATCAAGCGCGACCTGCACCAGCAGCTCGGCCGCGACGCCACACACGAGGAGCTGGCCGCCGAGTCCGGCATCCCGGCGCACAAGATCTCGGACCTGCTCGACCACTCGCGTGACCCGGTAAGCCTGGACATGCCGGTCGGCACCGAGGAGGACGCCCCGCTGGGCGACTTCATCGAGGACTCCGAGGCCACCGACGCCGAGAGCGCCGTCATCTCCGGCCTGCTCCAGGACGACCTGCGCCGCGTGCTCGCGACGCTGGACGACCGCGAGCAGCACGTGATCCGCCTGCGCTACGGCCTCGACGACGGCCAGCCGCGCACCCTCGACCAGATCGGCAAGCACTTCGGCCTGTCACGCGAGCGCGTGCGCCAGATCGAGCGCGAGGTCATGTCGAAGCTGCGCCAGGGCGAGCGGGCCGAGCGGTTGCGGGCTTACGCCAGCTGA
- the dtd gene encoding D-aminoacyl-tRNA deacylase, producing MRAVAARVTRASVTVDGNVIGAIKEPGLLVLLGIHASDDRVKAAAMARKLHELRILRDEQSCATAGAPLLVVSQFTLYGDTRKGRRPSWAAAARPEVAEPLVEAMIEELRARGATVATGEFGAMMAVESVNDGPFTLLVEV from the coding sequence ATGAGGGCGGTCGCGGCCCGCGTCACCCGGGCGAGTGTGACAGTGGACGGAAATGTGATCGGGGCCATCAAGGAACCGGGACTGTTGGTGCTGCTGGGAATTCACGCTTCGGACGATCGGGTGAAAGCGGCGGCCATGGCCCGCAAGCTCCACGAGCTGCGCATCCTGCGCGACGAGCAGTCGTGCGCCACCGCGGGCGCGCCACTGCTCGTCGTCTCGCAGTTCACGCTGTACGGCGACACCCGCAAGGGCCGCCGCCCGTCGTGGGCCGCGGCGGCCCGCCCCGAAGTCGCCGAACCCCTGGTGGAAGCCATGATCGAGGAGCTGCGGGCCCGCGGCGCGACCGTGGCTACCGGCGAGTTCGGGGCGATGATGGCAGTGGAGAGCGTGAACGACGGCCCGTTCACCCTTCTCGTAGAGGTCTAG
- a CDS encoding DUF7782 domain-containing protein yields MSTNTPLPDLSDDVCARLREAFLRAAYDTDGVVDALGGAAHSALGRGEPEPARRASLDAGDLGTFIRLFLLGLAEPEKSVEAAFAPLSVEAAVAAGVLKADDGGFKAALDIRPHGDDEGSWWVVSDLDADLLGHTVPEDHVLGVGHASLNLIRATSRRPVGSLLDVGTGNGVQALHATRHAQRVTATDVSARALALAAGTFRLNELDVELVRGEWFAPVARRRFDQVVCNPPFVVGPPRVDYTYRDSGLAGDDASALVVRQLPGFLNDGGVGQLLASWLHTGREDWADRVTRWLPAETDAWFVQRDVADPALYVGTWLRDEGIDPRSPEGRAKAAAWLDWFTENDVRGIGFGFVTLRRAAGKNPTVVCEDLRQAYDDPLGPEAANWLDRVEWLRTHSGELMDVAFRVPETVLLERVDSPGPEGWETTVRRLHRTDGPGWQHEVDELATRLLAGCQGALPLEDLIELLAAAQGLEPGELAAAALPVVRELVRHGMLVPAGR; encoded by the coding sequence GTGAGCACGAACACGCCTCTGCCCGACCTGTCCGACGACGTCTGCGCGCGGCTGCGCGAGGCCTTCCTCCGCGCTGCCTACGACACCGACGGTGTAGTCGACGCGCTCGGCGGCGCGGCCCACTCCGCGCTCGGCCGCGGCGAGCCGGAACCCGCCCGCCGCGCGAGCCTCGACGCCGGCGACCTGGGCACGTTCATCCGCCTGTTCCTGCTCGGCCTGGCCGAGCCCGAAAAGTCGGTCGAAGCGGCTTTTGCCCCGCTTTCCGTCGAGGCGGCCGTGGCCGCCGGAGTGCTGAAAGCGGACGACGGCGGCTTCAAAGCGGCTCTCGACATCCGTCCCCACGGCGACGACGAAGGCTCCTGGTGGGTGGTTTCGGACCTCGACGCCGACCTGCTCGGCCACACCGTCCCTGAGGACCACGTGCTCGGCGTGGGGCACGCCTCGCTGAACCTGATCCGCGCGACGAGCCGCCGCCCGGTGGGCAGCCTGCTCGACGTCGGCACCGGCAACGGCGTCCAGGCGCTGCACGCCACCCGCCACGCACAGCGGGTCACCGCCACCGACGTCTCCGCGCGGGCGCTGGCGCTGGCCGCGGGCACGTTCCGGCTCAACGAGCTGGACGTGGAGCTGGTGCGCGGCGAGTGGTTCGCGCCCGTCGCGCGGCGGCGGTTCGACCAGGTCGTGTGCAATCCGCCGTTTGTCGTCGGCCCGCCGCGGGTCGACTACACCTACCGCGACTCCGGGCTGGCCGGCGACGACGCCAGCGCGCTCGTGGTGCGCCAGCTGCCGGGTTTCCTCAACGACGGCGGCGTCGGCCAGCTGCTCGCGTCCTGGCTGCACACCGGCCGTGAGGACTGGGCCGACCGCGTCACCCGCTGGCTGCCCGCGGAGACGGACGCGTGGTTCGTCCAGCGCGACGTCGCCGACCCGGCGCTGTACGTGGGCACCTGGCTGCGCGACGAGGGCATCGACCCGCGCTCGCCGGAGGGCCGGGCCAAGGCCGCCGCGTGGCTGGACTGGTTCACCGAGAACGACGTGCGGGGCATCGGCTTCGGTTTTGTCACTTTGCGCCGCGCTGCCGGGAAAAATCCGACCGTGGTGTGCGAAGACCTGCGCCAGGCTTATGACGACCCGCTGGGCCCGGAGGCCGCGAACTGGCTCGACCGCGTGGAGTGGCTTCGCACACACTCCGGCGAACTGATGGACGTCGCGTTCCGCGTGCCGGAAACGGTGCTACTGGAACGCGTCGACTCCCCCGGCCCCGAGGGCTGGGAGACGACCGTGCGGCGCCTGCACCGCACCGACGGGCCCGGGTGGCAGCACGAGGTCGACGAGCTCGCCACGCGCCTGCTCGCGGGCTGTCAGGGCGCGCTGCCGCTGGAGGATCTGATCGAGCTGCTGGCGGCGGCGCAGGGCCTCGAGCCCGGCGAACTGGCTGCCGCGGCGCTGCCCGTGGTCCGCGAACTGGTGCGGCACGGGATGCTCGTGCCGGCCGGGCGCTGA
- a CDS encoding amidohydrolase — protein MTYERVLAPLDAALPGLEALYIDLHRHPELAFAETRTAAELARRLADDGFEVHTGVGRTGVVGVLRNGEGPTVLLRADIDALPVEEKTGLPYASTAHGVDDEGLEVPVMHACGHDMHATWLSGAASLLSAARDTWSGTLLAVFQPGEEGGNGAAVMVGDGVFDLAGKPDFVFGQHLAPGPAGWVLTRPGVIMAASDSLRITLHGRGGHGSRPETTVDPAVLAASVVLKLQTIVSRETAATEPAVVTVGSMHVGTTGNVIADDAVLEVNTRAFDNAVLLRVRAAIERIVQGEAAAAGAPKPPEIELTSSYPVTANDEAVTGELTEAFLGHFGPAATMPAPLVTGSEDFGEFGRAAGVPSVFWLVGGLDPEEVITAMTEGRFESDIPSNHSPRFAPVLHPTLRAGVETLVVAALSRMAHPAVE, from the coding sequence GTGACCTACGAACGTGTCCTCGCTCCGCTTGACGCCGCACTGCCCGGCCTGGAAGCGCTCTACATCGATCTCCATCGCCATCCCGAGCTGGCGTTCGCGGAGACGCGCACCGCCGCCGAGCTGGCGCGCCGGCTGGCGGACGACGGGTTCGAGGTGCACACGGGCGTCGGCCGCACCGGTGTGGTCGGCGTGCTGCGCAACGGCGAGGGGCCCACCGTGCTGCTTCGCGCCGACATCGACGCGCTGCCGGTCGAGGAGAAGACCGGCCTGCCGTACGCGAGCACCGCCCACGGCGTCGACGACGAAGGCCTCGAAGTGCCGGTGATGCACGCCTGCGGCCACGACATGCACGCCACCTGGCTCTCCGGCGCCGCGAGCCTGCTGAGCGCCGCGCGCGACACCTGGTCCGGCACGCTGCTGGCCGTGTTCCAGCCGGGCGAGGAGGGCGGGAACGGCGCCGCCGTCATGGTCGGCGACGGCGTCTTCGACCTCGCGGGCAAGCCCGACTTCGTCTTCGGCCAGCACCTCGCGCCCGGTCCCGCGGGCTGGGTGCTGACCCGGCCGGGCGTGATCATGGCGGCGTCGGACTCGCTGCGGATCACCCTGCACGGCCGCGGCGGCCACGGCTCGCGCCCGGAGACCACCGTCGACCCGGCCGTGCTCGCCGCCTCGGTGGTGCTGAAGCTGCAGACGATCGTCTCCCGCGAGACCGCGGCCACCGAGCCCGCGGTGGTCACCGTCGGCTCGATGCACGTGGGCACCACGGGCAACGTGATCGCCGACGACGCGGTGCTGGAGGTGAACACCCGCGCCTTCGACAACGCCGTGCTGCTGCGCGTGCGGGCCGCGATCGAACGGATCGTGCAGGGTGAGGCCGCCGCGGCGGGCGCGCCGAAGCCGCCGGAGATCGAGCTCACCAGCTCCTACCCGGTCACGGCCAACGACGAGGCCGTGACCGGCGAGCTGACCGAGGCGTTCCTCGGGCACTTCGGGCCCGCGGCCACCATGCCCGCGCCGCTGGTCACCGGCAGCGAAGACTTCGGCGAGTTCGGCCGCGCGGCCGGTGTGCCCTCGGTGTTCTGGCTGGTCGGCGGCCTCGATCCGGAAGAGGTGATCACCGCGATGACCGAGGGGCGTTTCGAGAGCGACATCCCGTCGAACCACTCGCCGCGGTTCGCGCCGGTGCTGCACCCGACGCTGCGGGCGGGGGTGGAGACTCTGGTCGTCGCCGCGCTGTCCCGGATGGCCCACCCGGCTGTCGAATGA
- a CDS encoding DUF3099 domain-containing protein: MDGGGGAVNEPAHGPDPRPAPVLITEAAPSYDDQLASRKRKYIIMMLCRIPCLVLAGLTYHTWWLAITFLVISVPLPWIAVLIANDRPARKSEDANRYQREAKQIEHREHPVIDG; encoded by the coding sequence ATGGACGGCGGAGGTGGTGCTGTGAACGAGCCCGCCCACGGCCCGGATCCCCGTCCCGCCCCGGTGCTGATCACCGAGGCCGCCCCGTCCTACGACGACCAGCTGGCTTCGCGGAAGCGGAAGTACATCATCATGATGTTGTGCCGCATCCCGTGCCTCGTGCTGGCCGGGCTGACGTACCACACCTGGTGGCTGGCCATCACGTTCCTGGTGATTTCGGTGCCGCTGCCCTGGATCGCCGTGCTGATCGCCAACGACCGCCCGGCGCGGAAGTCGGAGGACGCCAACCGCTACCAGCGGGAGGCGAAGCAGATCGAGCACCGCGAGCACCCGGTCATCGACGGCTGA
- a CDS encoding carbohydrate kinase family protein yields the protein MTGIVVVGDAGLDVVARHDEALPHGGDARAEIRFTGGGAGANTALWLRSLGAATTLVARIGDDSGGRLICAELEATGVRCAFAIDPEAPTCCVVVMVDGTGQRSMLADRGANKRFQPGDVTPGALAGSGHLHLSGYVLLDPSSRPAGLAALAAAKEAGLSTSVDPQAAAHIRDAAAFLDDVRGTDLLMPNTEELVALTGSADPASAKELLDHVGAVVVTAGLDGASWVDGHGVTTVPAIEADCVDSTGAGDAFDAGVLTTWLAGKSTVDVLRAGTRLGALAVSRVGPQP from the coding sequence GTGACCGGCATCGTGGTGGTCGGCGACGCCGGCCTGGACGTGGTCGCCCGGCACGACGAGGCGCTCCCCCACGGCGGCGACGCGCGCGCCGAGATCCGCTTCACCGGCGGCGGCGCGGGCGCGAACACCGCGCTGTGGCTGCGTTCCCTCGGCGCGGCGACCACGCTCGTCGCGCGCATCGGCGACGACTCCGGCGGCCGGCTGATCTGCGCCGAGCTGGAGGCGACCGGGGTGCGCTGTGCGTTCGCTATCGACCCCGAGGCGCCGACCTGCTGTGTCGTGGTGATGGTGGACGGGACCGGCCAGCGCAGCATGCTCGCCGACCGCGGCGCGAACAAGCGCTTCCAGCCCGGCGACGTGACCCCGGGCGCGCTCGCCGGATCGGGGCACCTGCACCTGTCCGGCTACGTGCTGCTGGACCCGTCCTCGCGCCCGGCCGGGCTGGCCGCGCTGGCGGCGGCGAAAGAGGCCGGGCTGAGCACTTCGGTGGACCCGCAGGCGGCGGCGCACATCCGCGACGCCGCGGCGTTCCTCGACGACGTCCGCGGCACGGACCTGCTGATGCCGAACACCGAGGAACTGGTCGCGCTGACCGGATCGGCCGACCCCGCCTCGGCGAAGGAACTGCTCGACCACGTCGGCGCCGTGGTGGTCACCGCGGGCCTGGACGGCGCGAGCTGGGTCGACGGGCACGGCGTCACCACTGTGCCCGCCATCGAAGCCGACTGCGTCGACTCCACCGGCGCGGGCGACGCGTTCGACGCGGGCGTGCTCACCACCTGGCTCGCCGGGAAGTCCACAGTGGACGTCCTGCGGGCCGGCACGCGACTGGGCGCGCTGGCCGTCAGCCGGGTCGGGCCCCAGCCGTGA
- a CDS encoding pseudouridine-5'-phosphate glycosidase, translated as MTTQLSLHPEVASALRDGHPVVALESTILSHGLPHGRNLDVAHRLEQVVRAGGAVPATIAVLDGRPVIGLSPAELERVCAPGAGLDKLSLRDLGPAVGLGRSGATTVASTSALAAAAGIGVFATGGLGGVHLGAARTWDVSADLGVLAKVPTVVVCSGVKSVLDIAATLEVLETNSVPVLGYRTDDFPAFYLRSSGHPVGWRVDDAKQAAAVIAAHRAYAPSGVLLTNPIPEPSEMDKTLHDRLLTEGLDLLRDNNVHGADVTPVLLEHFHAASGGVSIDANEALVLSNAKLATEVAVALS; from the coding sequence GTGACTACGCAACTGTCCCTCCACCCGGAGGTCGCCTCGGCGCTGCGTGACGGCCACCCCGTCGTCGCCCTCGAGAGCACGATCCTGTCGCACGGCCTGCCGCACGGCCGCAACCTCGACGTCGCCCACCGCCTCGAGCAGGTGGTGCGCGCCGGCGGCGCCGTCCCGGCCACCATCGCCGTGCTGGACGGCCGCCCGGTGATCGGCCTGTCACCGGCCGAGCTCGAGCGGGTCTGCGCCCCCGGCGCCGGCCTGGACAAGCTGTCGCTGCGGGACCTCGGCCCCGCGGTCGGGCTCGGCCGCTCGGGCGCGACCACCGTCGCCAGCACGTCGGCGCTCGCCGCCGCGGCCGGCATCGGCGTGTTCGCCACCGGCGGGCTCGGCGGCGTGCACCTCGGCGCGGCGCGGACCTGGGACGTCTCGGCCGACCTCGGCGTGCTGGCGAAGGTGCCGACCGTGGTCGTCTGCTCCGGGGTGAAGTCGGTGCTGGACATCGCCGCGACGTTGGAGGTGCTGGAGACGAACTCGGTGCCGGTGCTCGGTTACCGCACGGACGACTTCCCGGCGTTCTACCTGCGCTCGTCGGGTCACCCGGTCGGCTGGCGCGTGGACGACGCGAAGCAGGCCGCCGCCGTGATCGCCGCGCACCGCGCGTACGCCCCGTCCGGCGTGCTGCTCACGAACCCGATCCCGGAACCGTCCGAAATGGACAAGACGCTGCACGATCGGCTGCTCACCGAGGGGCTGGACCTGTTGCGGGACAACAACGTCCACGGCGCGGACGTCACCCCCGTGCTGCTGGAGCACTTCCACGCCGCGAGCGGCGGCGTGAGCATCGACGCGAACGAGGCGCTCGTGCTCTCCAACGCGAAGCTCGCCACCGAGGTCGCGGTGGCGCTGTCGTGA
- a CDS encoding HD domain-containing protein, protein MNRHWLSAVTALDGDARVARDAWAYLEQQYGEPHRRYHGLAHATAVAHDSEQLARDLPLPERAVVAVAAWAHDVVYDAVPGEDERRSAAWLRHWLTRAGVAEPHVARAEGLVLATAGHRAPEDDEAATALLDADLAILGATPAEYDAYAIAVREEYAKYDDTVWAAGRAAVLENLLAHAPLYRSEAARSRWEAAARRNLTAELLCSSLLIRLQPRRKRVPTSGSAAARVRLLPVGLVTRWRSSAGDHR, encoded by the coding sequence GTGAACCGACACTGGCTTTCCGCCGTCACCGCGCTGGACGGCGACGCCCGGGTGGCCCGCGACGCGTGGGCGTACCTGGAGCAGCAATACGGCGAGCCGCACCGGCGCTACCACGGCTTGGCCCACGCGACGGCCGTCGCGCACGACTCCGAGCAGCTGGCCCGTGACCTGCCGTTGCCCGAGCGCGCTGTGGTGGCCGTGGCCGCCTGGGCGCACGACGTCGTCTACGACGCGGTGCCCGGCGAGGACGAGCGCCGCAGCGCCGCCTGGCTGCGCCACTGGCTCACCCGCGCCGGCGTCGCCGAGCCGCACGTCGCCCGGGCCGAGGGACTCGTCCTTGCCACCGCCGGCCACCGCGCGCCCGAGGACGACGAAGCCGCCACTGCCCTGCTCGACGCCGACCTGGCGATCCTCGGCGCCACGCCCGCCGAGTACGACGCGTACGCGATCGCCGTCCGCGAGGAGTACGCGAAGTACGACGACACCGTCTGGGCCGCCGGCCGCGCCGCCGTGCTGGAGAACCTGCTGGCCCACGCGCCGCTGTACCGCAGCGAAGCCGCGCGGTCACGCTGGGAAGCGGCCGCGCGACGCAACCTGACGGCCGAGCTACTGTGCAGTTCGTTACTAATCCGACTACAGCCACGGCGGAAACGCGTCCCTACAAGCGGATCGGCTGCAGCCCGTGTCCGCCTACTTCCGGTCGGATTAGTAACCCGCTGGCGCTCTTCCGCCGGGGATCACAGATGA
- a CDS encoding DUF3039 domain-containing protein encodes MSTETLTKPETDSSESTDDDTPKMFHYVRKNKIAESAVMGTHVVALCGEVFPVTRSAKPGSPVCPACEEIYKGLRPGKDK; translated from the coding sequence GTGAGCACCGAGACGCTGACGAAGCCGGAGACCGACAGTTCCGAGTCGACCGACGACGACACCCCGAAGATGTTCCACTACGTGCGCAAGAACAAGATCGCCGAGAGCGCGGTCATGGGCACACACGTGGTGGCGCTGTGCGGTGAGGTCTTCCCGGTCACCCGGTCCGCCAAGCCGGGCTCCCCGGTCTGCCCGGCCTGCGAGGAGATCTACAAGGGCCTCCGCCCGGGCAAGGACAAGTAG
- a CDS encoding YihY/virulence factor BrkB family protein: MGEVRPDAEAATAVKTARKGPWRLLTRTLAKAWGGNIFSEAAEAAFWQTLSLPPLLLGLLGSLGFVGEWFGQDVVAAAHDRIITFCRTIFSANAVQEIIEPTVNSILTVGKGEIVSIGFIISLWAGSSAMSSFVDAITVAHDQYGVRNEVWQRIFALLLYLCGLVILVIGLPLLAIGPDLLPEFFPMDWRPTVTYWVGTLYFPVLGVMIVLALTTLYKLSLPRRLPWHRGLPGAVLAMVVFLLSSVGLRIYLNWITKTGYTYGALAAPIAFLLLMFFIGLAVVGGAYFNSAIQELWPARATRRQRRRWRRLEMERANERLRTEEGRKLWDRTTIPLRRPKHHEVEESRSPAPDEAPEDNAEPAAEKDDTRT; this comes from the coding sequence ATGGGTGAGGTGAGACCGGACGCCGAAGCGGCGACCGCGGTGAAGACGGCGCGCAAGGGGCCGTGGCGCCTTCTCACGCGCACCCTCGCCAAGGCCTGGGGCGGCAACATCTTCTCGGAGGCCGCCGAGGCCGCGTTCTGGCAGACGCTGTCGCTGCCGCCGCTGCTGCTCGGGCTGCTGGGCAGCCTCGGCTTCGTCGGCGAGTGGTTCGGCCAGGACGTGGTCGCCGCCGCGCACGACCGGATCATCACCTTCTGCCGCACCATCTTCAGCGCCAACGCGGTGCAGGAGATCATCGAGCCGACGGTGAACAGCATCCTCACCGTCGGCAAGGGCGAGATCGTCTCGATCGGCTTCATCATCTCGCTGTGGGCGGGCTCGTCGGCGATGTCCTCGTTCGTCGACGCGATCACCGTCGCCCACGACCAGTACGGCGTGCGCAACGAGGTCTGGCAGCGGATCTTCGCCCTGCTGCTGTACCTGTGCGGGCTGGTGATCCTGGTGATCGGGCTGCCGCTGCTGGCGATCGGGCCGGACCTGCTGCCGGAGTTCTTCCCGATGGACTGGCGCCCGACCGTGACGTACTGGGTCGGCACGCTCTACTTCCCGGTGCTGGGCGTGATGATCGTGCTGGCGCTGACCACGCTGTACAAGCTCTCGCTGCCGCGGCGGCTGCCCTGGCACCGCGGGCTGCCGGGCGCGGTGCTGGCGATGGTGGTCTTCCTGCTCTCCAGCGTCGGGCTGCGCATCTACCTGAACTGGATCACGAAGACCGGCTACACCTACGGCGCGCTCGCCGCGCCGATCGCGTTCCTGCTGCTGATGTTCTTCATCGGGCTCGCGGTGGTGGGCGGCGCGTACTTCAACAGCGCCATCCAGGAGCTGTGGCCGGCTCGGGCGACGCGGCGGCAGCGGCGGCGCTGGCGGCGGCTGGAGATGGAACGGGCGAACGAGCGGCTGCGCACCGAGGAGGGCCGCAAGCTCTGGGACCGCACCACGATCCCGTTGCGGCGGCCCAAACACCACGAGGTGGAGGAGTCCCGGTCCCCCGCTCCCGACGAAGCGCCCGAGGACAACGCGGAACCGGCCGCGGAGAAGGACGACACGCGGACCTGA
- a CDS encoding DEAD/DEAH box helicase, with protein sequence MSETTERVLGAPPAEKDSTARPLRAWQRRALTKYLTKRPKDFLAVATPGAGKTVFGLRIAAELLSDRTIEAVTIVTPTEHLKHQWAASAAAAGIAIDSNFRNTTGVTSSDYQGVAVTYAQIAAHPTLHRVRTENRKTLVILDEIHHGGDAKSWGDAVRESFTPAVRRLALTGTPFRSDDSAIPFVTYEPDEGGFQRSRADHSYGYAEALADGVVRPVVFLAYSGEASWRTSAGEEFTARLGEPLTAEQNARAWRTALDPAGEWVPSVLHAADTRLSQLRAQGIPDAGGLVIATDQESARAYAKILERMSGQTPTVVLSDDPKASGRIKEFADSNDRWLVAVRMVSEGVDVPRLAVGVYATSASTPLFFAQAIGRYVRARKPGETASVFLPSVPVLLELASELEAQRDHVLGKPHREKEGWDDELLAQANRTEDEPGEEEKAFTSLGASAELDQVIYDGNSFGTAVFSGSDEEQEYLGLPGLLEPDQVRALLRKRQEEQLSDEKRRKPKADEQPAAPARPQSVSERLGTLRKELNALVGMYHHRTKKPHGAIHNELRRVCGGPPTAMATMEQLEERIVTLRSW encoded by the coding sequence TTGTCCGAGACGACCGAGCGGGTCCTCGGGGCACCGCCCGCCGAGAAGGACTCCACCGCCCGCCCGCTGCGGGCCTGGCAGCGCCGCGCGCTGACGAAGTACCTGACCAAGCGGCCGAAGGACTTCCTGGCGGTCGCGACGCCGGGCGCGGGCAAGACGGTGTTCGGCCTGCGGATCGCGGCCGAGCTGCTGTCGGACCGCACCATCGAGGCCGTCACGATCGTCACACCCACGGAGCACCTGAAGCACCAGTGGGCGGCCTCGGCCGCGGCGGCCGGGATCGCCATCGACTCGAACTTCCGCAACACCACCGGCGTCACGTCGTCGGACTACCAGGGCGTCGCGGTCACGTACGCGCAGATCGCCGCGCACCCCACGCTGCACCGGGTGCGCACGGAGAACCGCAAGACGCTGGTCATCCTCGACGAGATCCACCACGGCGGCGACGCGAAGTCGTGGGGCGACGCGGTGCGCGAGTCGTTCACGCCCGCGGTGCGCCGGCTCGCGCTGACCGGGACGCCGTTCCGCAGCGACGACTCGGCGATCCCGTTCGTCACCTACGAGCCCGACGAGGGCGGCTTCCAGCGCAGCCGGGCCGACCACTCCTACGGCTACGCCGAGGCGCTGGCCGACGGCGTGGTCCGGCCCGTGGTCTTCCTCGCCTACTCCGGCGAGGCCTCCTGGCGCACCAGCGCGGGGGAGGAGTTCACCGCGCGGCTGGGCGAGCCGCTCACCGCGGAGCAGAACGCCCGGGCCTGGCGCACGGCGCTCGACCCGGCCGGCGAGTGGGTGCCGTCGGTGCTGCACGCGGCCGACACCCGGCTGTCGCAGCTGCGCGCGCAGGGCATCCCGGACGCGGGCGGCCTGGTCATCGCCACCGACCAGGAGTCGGCCCGCGCGTACGCGAAGATCCTGGAGCGGATGTCCGGGCAGACGCCGACCGTGGTGCTCTCGGACGACCCCAAGGCGTCCGGGCGGATCAAGGAGTTCGCCGACTCGAACGACCGCTGGCTGGTCGCGGTCCGGATGGTCTCCGAAGGCGTCGACGTGCCGCGGCTGGCCGTCGGCGTGTACGCCACGAGCGCGTCGACCCCGCTGTTCTTCGCCCAGGCCATCGGCCGTTACGTGCGGGCCCGCAAGCCCGGCGAGACGGCCAGCGTCTTCCTGCCCAGCGTCCCGGTGCTGCTGGAGCTGGCGAGCGAGCTGGAAGCCCAGCGCGACCACGTGCTCGGCAAGCCGCACCGCGAGAAGGAGGGCTGGGACGACGAGCTGCTCGCCCAGGCCAACCGGACCGAGGACGAGCCGGGCGAGGAGGAGAAGGCGTTCACCTCCCTCGGCGCGTCGGCCGAGCTCGATCAGGTGATCTACGACGGCAACTCGTTCGGGACCGCGGTCTTCTCCGGCTCCGACGAGGAGCAGGAGTACCTCGGCCTGCCCGGGCTGCTGGAGCCGGACCAGGTCCGCGCCCTGTTGCGCAAGCGGCAGGAGGAGCAGCTCTCCGACGAGAAGCGCCGCAAGCCCAAGGCCGACGAGCAGCCCGCGGCCCCCGCGCGGCCGCAGTCGGTGAGCGAGCGGCTGGGCACGCTGCGCAAGGAGCTGAACGCGCTGGTCGGCATGTACCACCACCGCACGAAGAAGCCCCACGGCGCGATCCACAACGAGCTACGCAGGGTGTGCGGCGGCCCGCCCACGGCCATGGCGACCATGGAGCAGCTCGAGGAGCGGATCGTCACGCTCCGTTCCTGGTAG